CCTGCTGACAGAGTTTAGCCCAGCCTTTGAtgctaaagaaatattttctggtAACATTTCGAAATAAATGTTAAGATGGTTTATATCACTTTCTATCCTAAGGTGGAAATGTATATTTCAAAGGgtacaaacataaataacaaCCTCATACAATAGCAGATTTGAGtagtttttactaaaatatCAACATACTTTTAGTCGtttctgtaaatgtattttcatgttaacttttaaacaaatagTTTGCTAAGGTTTCATTACTGggtgttaatatttttgttcaaacagTTCTGGCAGGAATTACAGTCTTGACTCTCTTGTGAATGCATCTACAATGGGAGTGAGTACTTATGTTTAAATGTCACCATTGTTTGGTGGAATGagagaaatagtccaaatatgTCAGATTGTTTCGTCTAAATACTTAAACATTTGTTGAAGACGTCGATAGGATGGTATTGTAAAGATGCACAGTTAGTGCAAACAAAAATTCCTTTTTATTCTCAACTTACAGCGTATATCCAGGTGTGTCGGGGTTTGATGATCGCAGCCGTTTGCCTGGGTTTCTTCGGTGCCGCTTTGGCATTGCTGGGAATGAAGTGCACAAAAATAGGGGGCTCGGACACCACCAAGGCTCGTCTGACCGTTCTGTCGGGCCTCCACTTCATTCTCAGTGGTGAGTCCTGAAATACGAGTTGGAATTCAATCAGAATACCCAAACTTCCTTTGGAAATTAATGAATGTTGTCTGAACAGGGATCTGCTGCATGACTGCATGTTCCATATATGCCCGTAGGATCACAACAGACTTCTTTCATCCAACGTTCGTTGCACAGAAGTATGCATCCAAGATCATAAAACATTTCACCCAAAGATTCACATGAACCTGTTGGTCAGAATTAAGTTTTTTCTCTACATAGGTTTGAACTGGGGGCAGCTCTCTTCATAGGCTGGTCTGGATCCGTGCTTTGTATTTTAGGTGGACTTCTACTGTGCCTCTCCCTTTCTGAAAGCTTCAGCTTAAGGtcagcatttttctgtttaagtttttcaaacacaatatgataataaatgtaatcactttttaaaatagtttttctaatttttgcaGAGGCAAATACTCTTACACAGGAGCACCGACATTCGGGACAACACACAACAAGAGGGCAAACAGCCTGCAAATGGAGCCACGAGAGCCGAAGAAACACATAAGAAATGCTTATGTGTGAAACAAACTGGACTGTCTTCTTTCTTGGGTTAACTGCATAGATTTGTATCTTTTATGAAATAACATCTCAATAACAGTAGCACCTACCTAAGGCCATTGTAGACAGAATAAAATTACTGccaaaaaactcacattttttgattaatctcagaaatattcaagaaaaatactttcaaaagttgaaagattttttttttttttacttttgaagctTTTATGAATTTGcagtaagcttcatagtgtCAAGCTGGCTGGCGCATTACATACATCACAGACAAATCtcaacttcaacagagtccagggcttccaggaagcaatcgtttctcattGGCCGAGAGTCCAGACCTTCTCTACGAAGCCagtagcataaaaaaaaagggtctggtttttaccaggctacctGAGcagttgttcatttttaatatcTCACTACAATAACTTGCATCAAAAGCCAACTGGAACTAGTAGCAAAGAACAGTTCTTTCATCTCTGCTATGAGAACATTAATTCCCGGGAACTCTCATTATCTTGGATTTACCTGTAATTAGGACAGCACAAAGACCCTATGGTGTATCTCTGAGAACCATGGCACAGTGCGTACCTGGTGAAATGACCAATAACCAACAGCTTACAGCCCAAGGCACAATTGAGAGGGATGCTTTAAGCAGCTCAACTCATACCAGTAGTGCTATTACATAATTCATGTAAAGGTCAAAACAACTGAAGCATACGGTTTACGGTCGCCTCAAACAGAAGATGGAGTCGTAAAAACACTAAGATGTACGTATGCCTGATGAGAGATGTTTC
This genomic window from Xiphophorus couchianus chromosome 24, X_couchianus-1.0, whole genome shotgun sequence contains:
- the cldn10a gene encoding claudin-10a, producing MVNMATEIIAFLLTVSGWILVSSTVPTDYWKVSSVDGTVITTATFWSNLWKTCVTDSTGVSNCKDFPSMLALDAYIQVCRGLMIAAVCLGFFGAALALLGMKCTKIGGSDTTKARLTVLSGLHFILSGICCMTACSIYARRITTDFFHPTFVAQKFELGAALFIGWSGSVLCILGGLLLCLSLSESFSLRGKYSYTGAPTFGTTHNKRANSLQMEPREPKKHIRNAYV